ACCTGTTCCACGAACCTGGACTCTTTGAGTTTGTTTTCGATGGGCAGCGGCGCTACATATTTTCCGCCGCTGGTTTTGAAAAGTTCTTTTTTGCGGTCGGTGATCTTGAGGTATTTGTTGTTTATCATCTGTCCGATATCGCCGGTATGGTACCAGCCGTCGGTGATGGATTCAGCGGTGAGATCGGGGCGCTTGTAATAGCCCATCATGATATTGGGGCCTTTGCAAAGGATCTCTCCGTCTTCCGCGATCTTCACTTCCACGCCGTCGATAAGCGGGCCAACGGTGCCGAACATACGATCCTGCACTTCATAGCGGTTCACGCTGATCACAGGAGAGGTTTCTGTAAGACCATATCCTTCCATGATAGGAATGCCGGCGGCGGTGAAGATGCGGATCAGTCGAACCTGTGCGGCCGCGCCACCGGTAACGATACAGCGCAGTTGTCCGCCCAGCGCTTCACGCCATTTGCTGAAGATAAGTTTATTGGCGAGTGCCAGCTGCATATTGTACACCATGCCCTGGTTCTTGTTGATCTCGAATTTTGTAGCCAGGCTATGCGCCCAGAAGAACAGATTTCTTTTAACGCCGGTAAGATCTGCTCCTTTTGACATGATCTTTTCGTAGACTTTTTCCAGGAGCCTCGGAACGGTGGTGAACATATGAGGTTTCACTTCGCGCAGGTTATCTGCGATGGTGTCCATGCTTTCCGCATAGTAGATTGCCACGCCACGGAAGAGGTAGAGATAAGTGACCATCCTCTCGAACACGTGGTTCAGCGGTAGGAAGCTCAAAGACCGCATATTATCGCCGGGCGGGAAGCAGGGCATACAGGCGATCACATTGCTCAGGATATTCCTGTGCGAGAGCATCACGCCTTTGGGAGTGCCGGTTGTCCCGGAAGTATAGATAATGGTAGCAAGATCTTCGTATTGGATAGTGTCTGCGATCTTTTGAACACGGGCCAGGTTGGCGGAGTCGGAAAGACTGAGCAGTTCGGTCCAGTTGCGGCTGCCGCTCACATCTTCGATGGTGAAGATGAACTGAAGTGTAGGCACCCTGTCTTTTATGGCGGCCACTTTATGATAGAGCTCTTCATCATTCACGAAGATGATCTTCACTTTGGCGTCGTTGAGAATGAACTCGAGATCTATAACGTTGATGGTTGGGTAAACGGGAGTAAGTACAGCTCCGATCTGTTGAACGGCCAGGTCGATCATCATCCATTCAGGTCTGTTCTTTGCGATGAGCGCCACCTTGTCTTTGCCTTCAACAGTATTATCGCCGGGACCGATACCCAGGGAAAGCAGGCCTGCGCTGAGCTGGTCCACAATATCTTTCACTTCTCTTGTGCTGAAACTTTTCCAGCTGCCGTTGATCTTTGCTGAGAGCATATCGGCAATTGGTTTTCGTTCCAGGTGATAATTCAGGCAATCGAAAAGGCGTCTGGGTTCGGTCATACAATCGTTTTTTTACGGTGAATCAACTATCAAATTACCACTTCTGCAGCAATAAAAAAAGCTATTCCGGGCCGGGGGCCGCAGAATAGCTATCAATTGATTGTTAATTATTTGGAAGCAGTCTGATAATACTGCCCGGTGGCCGGTAATTTAAAAACACGGTTTCTTTGGAAATTGTTGAACTGGTTGGCTTCTTCTGCATGAAGTTTTGTCCAGTTCTCGTAAGCTCCCAAATTGGCCGCTGCTCCGAAGATCCACTGGTTATATGCTTCAAACATTCCTCCTTTCAGCAATTGCTGCTGATAATCGAAAAGGCGGAAAGGATGTCCTGTAGCATTTTTTGCAAACCAGTCCACAATGAATTTGGTGCGGATGGCGGAAAGCGATTCGGGTGTAATGCCATTGCTGGCGATATAACCTGACTGGGACTGGATGGTTTCCAGGAAGAGGCGAACAAAGTTGTTCTTCATATCCTGTCCCTTGGTAAGGTTACCATCGGTGAACAGTTTCTTATAGCTGTCCAGCAAAATGGTTTTTATTTCCGGTGTTCTTTTGGAATAGCTTTCGAGGTTTACGAAGATCTCTCCGTAAATGGTACTCCATACTTTATCCTGTGTGAAATAATAGTATTTGGCAGCGTTGTAATAATTACCGGAATGATTGGGATCTGACTCGATCCCTTTTTCCCATTGTTTGATGGATTCCTTAAAGTCTTTTTTGCTCCAGAGCATTTCTCCGTATTCGCTATAAAGAACTCCTTCATTAGGATATTTCTTCAGTGCAGTGCGATACATTTTTTCACAGTCCTTTCTTTCTTCCAGGGCTTTGTAAACAAGGCCAAGGATCTGGAACGACTGCACATCTGCGTCTTCACGTTCGGCAAGCGGTTTGGCAACACCCATTGCATGTGCGTAATCACGCTGAAGGTAGTAGGCAAATGCAAGGTCTTTCTGCAATTCAAAGTTACTGGCGTCTTTTTGCAAAGCGCGGTTCAGGATGAGAATGGCATTGGGATAATCTCCCTGCCTTACAAATCCTTTAGCGGTTTCCAGCGCCGCCTTGCTATCTGTATCCTGGGCAGAAGCGATTCCTGCTGATAACAAGATGCTGGCGGCAAATAATAACTTTTTCATATCTGTCAAAGATAAGTGATTGAAGTTTATGAACGGCCAGGGCTAAATCGGGTCAGTTGAATAATAGGAATTGATTAACAGGGTCTTGCTATGTGCGTGCCTGTTATATCAATCGATCAGGTGCGTCAGTAATCCGTCTCTGAGCTTGGGTTCAAACCAGGTGCTCTTTGGAGGCATTACATTGCCACTGTCTGCAATATCGAACAATTGCTGGATAGTTACCGGGTGCAAACTGAATGCCACAACCATTTCTCCGGAGTTCACCCTTTTTTCCAGTTCGCCGAGCCCGCGGATACCACCAACGAAATCGATGCGTTTGTCTGTGCGCTGGTCCTTGATGCCGAGGATGGGATCGAGCAGGTTATTGGAGAGAATGGTTACGTCCAGTACGCCGATCGGGTCTTCCGAGTAGGTTCCGGGTTTGGAGCTGAGCTTGTACCATTGACCACTGATATACATGCCGAACTCATGAAGATTGGCGGGCGCCAATGCTTTGTTGATTTTTTCGATGGTAAAGGCTGCTTCCAGTTTTTTCAGGAAGTCTGCTTCGCTGAGGCCGTTAAGGTCTTTCACCACGCGGTTGTAATCCATGATG
This portion of the Pseudobacter ginsenosidimutans genome encodes:
- a CDS encoding AMP-dependent synthetase/ligase codes for the protein MTEPRRLFDCLNYHLERKPIADMLSAKINGSWKSFSTREVKDIVDQLSAGLLSLGIGPGDNTVEGKDKVALIAKNRPEWMMIDLAVQQIGAVLTPVYPTINVIDLEFILNDAKVKIIFVNDEELYHKVAAIKDRVPTLQFIFTIEDVSGSRNWTELLSLSDSANLARVQKIADTIQYEDLATIIYTSGTTGTPKGVMLSHRNILSNVIACMPCFPPGDNMRSLSFLPLNHVFERMVTYLYLFRGVAIYYAESMDTIADNLREVKPHMFTTVPRLLEKVYEKIMSKGADLTGVKRNLFFWAHSLATKFEINKNQGMVYNMQLALANKLIFSKWREALGGQLRCIVTGGAAAQVRLIRIFTAAGIPIMEGYGLTETSPVISVNRYEVQDRMFGTVGPLIDGVEVKIAEDGEILCKGPNIMMGYYKRPDLTAESITDGWYHTGDIGQMINNKYLKITDRKKELFKTSGGKYVAPLPIENKLKESRFVEQVMVVGPERKFVGALIVPSFSNLKDWARKEGLEEMDNNKLIRHPKVIQLYKDLIENFNKFFNHVEQVKKFELLSNEWSINTGELTPKLSIKRKVIMEKYQDAIDRIYLNAVAHTEE
- a CDS encoding tetratricopeptide repeat protein encodes the protein MKKLLFAASILLSAGIASAQDTDSKAALETAKGFVRQGDYPNAILILNRALQKDASNFELQKDLAFAYYLQRDYAHAMGVAKPLAEREDADVQSFQILGLVYKALEERKDCEKMYRTALKKYPNEGVLYSEYGEMLWSKKDFKESIKQWEKGIESDPNHSGNYYNAAKYYYFTQDKVWSTIYGEIFVNLESYSKRTPEIKTILLDSYKKLFTDGNLTKGQDMKNNFVRLFLETIQSQSGYIASNGITPESLSAIRTKFIVDWFAKNATGHPFRLFDYQQQLLKGGMFEAYNQWIFGAAANLGAYENWTKLHAEEANQFNNFQRNRVFKLPATGQYYQTASK